From a single Couchioplanes caeruleus genomic region:
- a CDS encoding DUF2269 domain-containing protein has protein sequence MAHVGTSVGWLGAIGASLALAVVALATTDPTVTNAVLVVLEPLGWAALVPLSLASLVSGVVQSLVSPWGLVRHYWVLIKLLMNVLAVGVLLLYMQTLAELAHLARASAVGGAVSRSASPVVHGAAAIALLVVALVLSVYKPRGRTGWGLRSRRAIGASHGTT, from the coding sequence GTGGCGCATGTCGGCACGTCCGTGGGCTGGCTGGGCGCCATCGGGGCTTCGCTGGCCCTTGCCGTGGTTGCCTTGGCCACGACCGACCCGACGGTGACTAACGCAGTATTAGTCGTGCTGGAGCCGCTAGGCTGGGCGGCGCTGGTCCCGCTGAGCCTGGCCAGCCTGGTGTCAGGGGTGGTTCAGTCGCTCGTCTCGCCATGGGGACTCGTCCGCCACTACTGGGTGCTGATCAAGCTACTGATGAACGTCCTAGCGGTCGGTGTCCTGCTGCTCTACATGCAAACCCTCGCCGAGCTGGCACATCTGGCTCGAGCGAGTGCGGTCGGCGGCGCGGTGTCCCGGTCTGCGTCGCCGGTGGTCCACGGTGCCGCAGCGATCGCGCTGCTTGTTGTGGCCTTGGTGCTGTCGGTGTACAAACCGCGCGGACGGACGGGTTGGGGACTTCGCAGTCGACGAGCCATCGGGGCGAGCCACGGCACCACCTGA
- a CDS encoding histone-like nucleoid-structuring protein Lsr2: MAKQTITVLTDDLDGGDADRTVEFGLDGVNYTIDLSEQNAGKLRKALDPYLEKAVRVGRQPASGRITSRGAAAQSSGSNRDQNQAIREWAKKNGHEVSDRGRIPNGVVEAFHATR; encoded by the coding sequence ATGGCCAAGCAGACGATCACCGTCCTCACGGACGACCTCGATGGCGGCGACGCCGATCGCACCGTGGAGTTCGGGCTGGACGGAGTGAACTACACCATCGACTTGTCGGAGCAGAACGCGGGCAAGCTTCGTAAGGCTCTTGACCCGTACCTTGAGAAAGCTGTCCGAGTTGGCCGGCAGCCGGCAAGCGGACGCATCACCTCTCGAGGTGCAGCGGCTCAGTCCAGCGGATCCAACCGCGATCAGAACCAGGCGATCCGGGAGTGGGCGAAGAAGAACGGCCACGAGGTTTCCGACCGTGGCAGGATCCCCAACGGAGTGGTTGAGGCGTTCCACGCCACCCGTTGA
- a CDS encoding heavy metal translocating P-type ATPase translates to MATARPLQQAPNQIELSIGGMTCASCASRIEKKLNRMDGVTATVNYATEKASVAYADDITADDLIATVEKTGYTAVLPPPPATADTPGEESQPADGLRSLRTRLFTAIALSVPVVVLAMVPAWQFTNWQWLSLTLAAPVVVYGGLPFHKAAWTNLRHGAATMDTLVSLGTLAAFGWSLWALFFGTAGTPGMTHPFTFDISRTDGSGAIYLEAAAGVTTFLLAGRYFEARSKRQAGAALRALLEIGAKDVTVLREGTERRIPITDLAVGDQFVVRPGEKIATDGVVEDGASAVDASMLTGESVPVEVGPGDTVVGATVNAGGRLIVRATRVGADTQLAQMAKLVEQAQTGKAAAQRLADRISGVFVPIVIALAVATLGWWVGTGNGWTAAFTAAVAVLIIACPCALGLATPTALLVGTGRGAQLGILIKGPEVLESTRTVDTIVLDKTGTVTTGRMTLIDAVPAVGQNRDELLRRAAAVEAASEHPIAQAIARAGAEKSPLPPVTSFANLEGLGVTGTVDGLTVLVGRPQLFRDRGYTVPTDVELAVSTAQQAGQTAVVAGWDNAARGVLTVADTVKPTSREAVAALRRLGLTPVLLTGDNETVARAVAAEVGIDEVIAEVLPADKVDVVKRLQADGKVVAMAGDGINDAAALAQADLGLAMGTGTDVAIEASDLTLVRGDLLAAVDAIRLSRRTLRIIKSNLFWAFAYNVAALPLAAAGLLNPMIAGAAMAFSSVFVVGNSLRLRRFAGTPAQQH, encoded by the coding sequence ATGGCCACAGCCCGGCCGCTGCAACAGGCACCGAACCAGATCGAGCTGTCGATCGGCGGGATGACCTGCGCCTCCTGTGCGTCGCGGATCGAGAAGAAACTCAACCGGATGGACGGGGTCACCGCCACCGTCAACTACGCCACCGAGAAGGCGTCCGTGGCGTACGCCGACGACATCACCGCCGACGACCTGATCGCCACGGTCGAGAAGACCGGCTACACCGCCGTCCTGCCACCACCGCCCGCGACCGCCGACACACCCGGCGAGGAGTCCCAGCCCGCCGACGGGCTGCGCAGTCTGCGGACCCGGCTGTTCACCGCGATCGCGCTCAGCGTCCCCGTCGTCGTCCTGGCGATGGTCCCGGCCTGGCAGTTCACCAATTGGCAGTGGCTGTCGCTGACCCTGGCCGCGCCGGTCGTCGTCTACGGCGGCCTGCCCTTCCACAAGGCGGCCTGGACCAACCTGCGGCATGGCGCCGCCACCATGGACACCCTGGTGTCGCTGGGCACCCTGGCCGCGTTCGGCTGGTCGCTGTGGGCGTTGTTCTTCGGCACTGCCGGAACGCCAGGGATGACGCACCCCTTCACCTTCGACATCTCCCGCACCGACGGCTCCGGCGCCATCTACCTTGAAGCCGCCGCCGGGGTGACCACGTTCCTGTTGGCCGGCCGCTACTTCGAGGCCCGCTCCAAGCGCCAGGCCGGAGCCGCCCTGCGCGCCCTGCTCGAGATCGGCGCCAAGGACGTCACCGTGCTGCGCGAGGGCACCGAACGCCGAATCCCGATCACCGACCTCGCGGTCGGCGACCAGTTCGTGGTCCGGCCCGGCGAGAAGATCGCCACCGACGGTGTCGTCGAGGACGGCGCGTCCGCGGTCGACGCCAGCATGCTCACCGGCGAGTCCGTACCGGTCGAGGTCGGCCCCGGCGACACCGTGGTCGGCGCAACCGTCAACGCCGGCGGCCGGCTGATCGTGCGGGCCACCCGGGTCGGCGCCGACACCCAGCTCGCGCAGATGGCCAAGCTGGTCGAGCAGGCCCAGACCGGCAAGGCCGCCGCCCAGCGCCTCGCCGACCGTATCTCCGGCGTCTTCGTCCCGATCGTGATCGCGCTGGCCGTCGCCACGCTCGGCTGGTGGGTCGGCACCGGCAACGGCTGGACGGCCGCGTTCACCGCGGCGGTCGCTGTGCTGATCATCGCCTGCCCGTGTGCGCTCGGCCTGGCCACCCCGACCGCGCTGCTGGTCGGCACCGGCCGCGGCGCCCAGCTCGGCATCCTCATCAAGGGGCCCGAGGTGCTCGAGTCCACGCGTACGGTTGACACGATCGTGCTCGACAAAACCGGCACCGTCACCACCGGCCGGATGACACTGATCGACGCCGTCCCGGCGGTCGGGCAAAACCGCGACGAACTGCTGCGACGGGCCGCTGCCGTCGAGGCCGCCTCCGAGCATCCGATCGCGCAGGCCATTGCCCGCGCCGGCGCTGAGAAGTCCCCACTGCCGCCGGTCACCTCCTTCGCCAACCTCGAAGGGCTCGGCGTCACCGGCACCGTCGACGGGCTGACCGTGCTGGTCGGCCGGCCCCAGCTGTTCCGCGACCGTGGCTACACCGTGCCCACCGATGTCGAGCTGGCAGTTTCCACCGCACAGCAGGCCGGGCAGACGGCCGTCGTGGCCGGCTGGGACAACGCGGCCCGCGGCGTGCTCACCGTGGCCGACACGGTCAAGCCGACCAGCCGCGAGGCGGTCGCCGCGCTGCGCCGGCTCGGCCTGACCCCGGTGCTGCTCACCGGCGACAACGAGACCGTCGCCCGGGCGGTGGCCGCCGAGGTCGGCATCGACGAGGTGATCGCCGAGGTTCTGCCGGCCGACAAGGTCGACGTCGTCAAACGGCTGCAGGCCGACGGTAAGGTCGTCGCGATGGCCGGCGACGGCATCAACGACGCCGCCGCCCTGGCTCAGGCCGACCTGGGCCTGGCCATGGGTACCGGCACCGACGTCGCCATCGAGGCGTCCGATCTCACCCTGGTGCGCGGGGACCTGCTCGCCGCCGTTGACGCGATCCGGCTGTCGCGGCGCACCTTGCGCATCATCAAGAGCAACCTGTTCTGGGCCTTCGCCTACAACGTCGCCGCGCTGCCGCTGGCAGCGGCGGGATTGCTCAACCCGATGATCGCCGGAGCGGCGATGGCGTTCTCCTCGGTCTTCGTGGTCGGCAACAGCCTGCGGCTGCGCCGCTTCGCCGGCACGCCCGCCCAGCAGCATTAG
- a CDS encoding MDR family MFS transporter, producing MNGTLAQVRSFNRPVRLLLINQLSINIGFYMLMPYLAGYLSGTLALAAWTVGLILGVRNLSQQGMFLIGGSLADRLGPKPLILAGLGLRVAGFALLGFATSVPVLIAASLLTGLAGALFNPAVRAYLAAEAGERKTEAFAVFNVFYQAGILIGPLVGLALLAADFRWVCAVAALLFLGLLIMQARALPARSSRSAQSRTSMLADWRQVFTNRPFLLFSLAMVGSYVLNFQVYLALPMRVREVTGGETGVAVLFAISGLLTVVGQVRLTAWAKKRWTASAAIVRGLWLMAAAFLPVALTAGMGRAAPGPASAALYLAPVMLSTVLLTLATMLVYPFEMTTIVGLAGPRLVGTYYGLYNTIAGVGIAAGNLLTGLALDAGRTYETPAVTWLLLTATGALCAYAVWSLSRAGRLAEPAGRATRPAAEQTVDTAAPPQRSTR from the coding sequence GTGAACGGCACCCTCGCGCAGGTGCGCTCCTTCAACCGGCCGGTACGGCTGCTGCTAATCAACCAGCTGAGCATCAACATCGGCTTCTACATGCTCATGCCGTACCTGGCCGGGTACCTGTCCGGGACATTGGCGTTGGCCGCCTGGACGGTCGGCCTGATCTTGGGAGTACGCAACCTCAGCCAGCAGGGCATGTTCCTCATCGGCGGCAGCCTCGCCGACCGACTCGGCCCCAAACCACTGATCCTGGCAGGACTGGGCCTGCGGGTGGCCGGGTTCGCACTGCTCGGTTTCGCCACCTCAGTGCCCGTGTTGATCGCCGCGTCGTTGCTGACCGGTCTGGCCGGGGCGCTTTTCAACCCGGCCGTGCGCGCCTACCTGGCCGCCGAGGCCGGCGAGCGCAAGACCGAAGCGTTCGCGGTGTTCAACGTGTTCTACCAGGCCGGCATTCTGATCGGTCCGCTGGTCGGGCTGGCCCTGCTCGCGGCGGACTTCCGGTGGGTGTGCGCGGTCGCGGCGTTGCTCTTCCTAGGGCTGCTGATCATGCAGGCTCGTGCGTTGCCGGCACGCTCGAGCCGATCGGCGCAGTCGCGGACCAGCATGCTCGCCGACTGGCGGCAGGTGTTCACCAACCGGCCGTTCCTGTTGTTCTCGTTGGCGATGGTCGGCTCGTACGTGCTCAACTTCCAGGTTTATCTGGCACTGCCGATGCGGGTGCGTGAGGTGACCGGCGGCGAGACCGGTGTGGCAGTGCTGTTCGCGATCTCCGGGCTGCTGACCGTCGTCGGCCAGGTTCGGCTCACCGCGTGGGCGAAGAAACGCTGGACAGCATCGGCCGCCATCGTGCGGGGTCTGTGGCTGATGGCCGCCGCCTTCCTGCCGGTGGCGCTCACCGCCGGTATGGGTCGGGCCGCACCCGGCCCGGCGAGCGCGGCCTTGTACTTGGCGCCAGTCATGCTCAGCACCGTTCTGCTCACGCTCGCCACCATGCTGGTGTACCCGTTTGAGATGACCACCATCGTCGGCCTCGCCGGGCCGCGTCTCGTGGGCACCTACTACGGCCTCTACAACACCATCGCCGGGGTCGGCATCGCCGCCGGCAACCTGCTCACCGGACTGGCCCTGGACGCCGGCCGCACGTACGAGACGCCGGCCGTGACGTGGCTACTGTTGACAGCTACCGGCGCACTGTGTGCGTATGCCGTGTGGTCATTGAGCAGGGCGGGCCGACTGGCTGAGCCGGCGGGACGGGCCACGAGACCGGCAGCAGAGCAGACGGTGGACACTGCAGCACCACCTCAGCGAAGCACACGCTGA
- a CDS encoding sulfite exporter TauE/SafE family protein: MNLYAILLTGLVAGGVSCAAVQGGLLTAIVLRSRSSAPTTSSPAQAGHVTTRLADDLTPVAGFLAGKLISHTLLGALLGALGTTMQLSVTVRMMMQIAAGVLIIVLALAQLGVPGFRDVVIEPPAGWGRLVRGRTRAAGAAGPTVLGLLSVLIPCGVTLSVQALALTSGSWVRGAAIMAVFVMGTAPLFTVLGYLARKAAGAWRAKLATVTGLVVLAMGLYTFNGGLELTGSPLAASRIAEAIGVGPDPVTVSAAPDDAPPLSITADGIQQVIVTAVTGAYHPANIEISAGVPTRLIVRSDDAGGCVRAFVIPSRDYQQILPVNGDTVIELGALQPGRLTYSCGMGMYTGRLTVKEPA; encoded by the coding sequence ATGAACCTTTACGCCATCCTGCTCACCGGGCTGGTCGCCGGCGGGGTGTCCTGCGCTGCCGTTCAAGGCGGCCTGCTCACCGCCATCGTCCTGCGCAGCCGCAGCTCCGCGCCGACCACCTCCAGTCCGGCACAAGCGGGTCACGTCACCACCCGCCTGGCCGATGACCTCACGCCGGTCGCCGGCTTCCTCGCCGGGAAGCTGATCTCGCACACACTGCTCGGCGCCCTGCTCGGCGCGCTGGGCACGACCATGCAGCTGTCCGTCACGGTTCGCATGATGATGCAGATCGCCGCCGGCGTCCTCATCATCGTGCTGGCTCTGGCGCAGCTCGGCGTGCCGGGCTTCCGCGACGTGGTCATCGAGCCACCAGCCGGCTGGGGCAGGCTCGTACGCGGCCGTACCCGCGCAGCCGGCGCCGCCGGACCGACTGTCCTTGGGCTGCTGAGTGTGCTGATCCCCTGCGGCGTCACCTTGTCCGTGCAGGCGCTCGCTCTCACGTCCGGTTCCTGGGTTCGCGGCGCGGCCATCATGGCCGTGTTCGTGATGGGTACCGCCCCGCTGTTCACCGTCCTGGGCTACCTGGCACGCAAGGCCGCCGGCGCCTGGCGGGCCAAGCTCGCCACCGTCACCGGGCTGGTCGTGCTCGCCATGGGCCTCTACACCTTCAACGGCGGCCTGGAGCTGACCGGATCGCCGCTGGCCGCCTCACGCATCGCCGAAGCGATCGGTGTCGGCCCTGACCCGGTGACCGTCTCGGCAGCTCCGGATGACGCTCCCCCGTTGTCGATTACCGCCGACGGCATCCAGCAGGTCATCGTCACCGCGGTCACCGGCGCCTACCACCCGGCCAACATCGAGATCAGCGCCGGCGTCCCGACCCGGCTGATCGTTCGCTCCGACGATGCCGGCGGCTGCGTCAGGGCCTTCGTCATCCCCTCCCGTGATTACCAGCAGATCCTCCCGGTCAACGGTGACACCGTCATCGAGCTCGGCGCCTTGCAACCCGGGCGGCTCACCTACTCGTGCGGCATGGGGATGTACACCGGCCGGCTCACCGTGAAGGAGCCGGCGTGA
- a CDS encoding heavy-metal-associated domain-containing protein has protein sequence MTAQAYTVTGMTCSHCVNSVSSEIKQIPGVTDVQVDLSSGSVTVTSDQPLDEDAVAAAVDEAGYELAR, from the coding sequence ATGACTGCCCAGGCCTACACCGTGACCGGGATGACCTGCTCGCACTGCGTCAACTCGGTCAGCAGCGAGATCAAGCAGATTCCCGGCGTCACTGACGTGCAGGTCGACCTCAGCTCCGGCTCGGTGACCGTCACCAGCGACCAGCCTCTCGACGAGGACGCCGTCGCGGCGGCCGTCGACGAGGCCGGCTACGAACTGGCGAGGTAA
- a CDS encoding DUF6153 family protein, with protein MLLFCTLFGLATMHTLGHAGMQMDSHAGGPAMLVAEAGHIADGANLGSLMDTAASVPCPDDHCGDGHGTGGMDAWTVCLAVLGGLALVVLLSVLLVSRRGEAARRHDGNAQSRSAPRAPPGWRHQGLRVASLAVMRI; from the coding sequence ATGTTGCTGTTCTGCACGCTGTTCGGGCTGGCGACGATGCACACCCTCGGTCACGCGGGCATGCAGATGGACTCGCACGCCGGCGGCCCGGCAATGCTGGTCGCCGAAGCGGGCCACATCGCCGATGGTGCGAACTTGGGCTCCCTCATGGATACAGCCGCATCAGTTCCTTGCCCCGATGATCACTGCGGGGATGGGCACGGCACGGGCGGGATGGACGCCTGGACCGTCTGCCTAGCCGTCCTCGGCGGCCTCGCGCTAGTAGTTCTGCTCAGTGTCTTGCTGGTGAGCCGCAGGGGCGAGGCCGCGCGTCGGCACGATGGAAATGCGCAAAGCCGATCGGCCCCCCGGGCCCCGCCGGGATGGCGGCATCAGGGATTACGCGTTGCGTCGCTGGCGGTAATGCGCATATAG
- a CDS encoding DUF305 domain-containing protein encodes MHSSSLPSAVLRRGLLAGAAVTATLILSACGGGDDTSSGSGMDHGGMATSAAPSSSTAAFNDADAMFAQNMIKHHQQAITMAALADSRAASADVKQLAGKIKEAQQPEIDTMNQWLTAWGQATPVPNMGMESAMPDMDHGAMPGSMTDADMKKLMDAKGAAFDKQFLTMMISHHEGAIQMAQQEVAQGSNPEAKALAQKIVTDQQAEITTMKNLLQKV; translated from the coding sequence ATGCACTCTTCTTCCCTGCCCTCTGCTGTGCTGCGCCGAGGCCTGTTGGCCGGCGCTGCCGTCACCGCGACCCTGATTCTGTCGGCCTGCGGCGGCGGAGATGACACCTCGTCCGGCTCGGGCATGGACCACGGCGGCATGGCAACCTCCGCCGCTCCCTCGTCCAGCACGGCAGCGTTCAACGACGCAGATGCCATGTTCGCCCAGAACATGATCAAGCACCACCAGCAGGCGATCACCATGGCGGCTCTGGCCGACTCCCGAGCTGCCAGCGCGGACGTGAAGCAGCTCGCCGGCAAGATCAAAGAAGCTCAGCAGCCCGAGATCGACACCATGAACCAGTGGCTGACCGCGTGGGGCCAGGCCACTCCGGTGCCGAACATGGGCATGGAGTCGGCCATGCCGGACATGGACCACGGCGCGATGCCCGGCTCCATGACCGACGCGGACATGAAGAAGCTGATGGACGCCAAGGGCGCGGCGTTCGACAAGCAGTTCCTCACCATGATGATCAGCCACCACGAAGGCGCGATCCAGATGGCTCAGCAAGAGGTGGCCCAGGGGTCGAACCCTGAGGCTAAGGCGCTGGCCCAGAAGATCGTCACCGATCAGCAGGCCGAGATCACCACGATGAAAAACCTGCTCCAGAAGGTCTGA
- a CDS encoding metal-sensitive transcriptional regulator, with product MDEATPTGPHGYSADKQALLARLRRVEGQIRGLQRMVDEDMYCIDVLTQISAAKSALQAVAVGLLEDHLRHCVVQAAAEGNADAKIKEATAAITRLVKS from the coding sequence ATGGACGAGGCGACGCCGACCGGACCGCACGGTTACTCCGCCGACAAGCAGGCGCTGCTGGCTCGGCTGCGCCGGGTGGAGGGCCAGATCCGCGGTCTGCAGCGCATGGTCGACGAAGACATGTACTGCATCGACGTGCTGACGCAGATCTCGGCCGCCAAGAGCGCGCTGCAGGCGGTGGCGGTGGGACTCCTGGAAGATCACTTGCGGCACTGCGTTGTTCAGGCCGCCGCTGAGGGCAACGCGGACGCCAAGATCAAGGAAGCGACCGCGGCCATCACCCGCCTAGTGAAGTCCTGA
- a CDS encoding TetR/AcrR family transcriptional regulator, whose translation MPKLWSETVEDHRRTVHAAILDTTAALVASHGMSVTMSQVAQEVGIGRATLYKYFPDVQAIMVAWHERQVSGHLQQLTEAAASCTDAGERLRTILAVYAELSSAGHGHDPDAPSNSHAAELAVPLHQAKHVHHARRLLHELVTQAITAAADGGVARDDVPATELATYCLHALGAAGELRSRPARERLVAITLAGLRPGPG comes from the coding sequence GTGCCTAAGTTGTGGAGCGAGACGGTCGAGGATCATCGGCGCACCGTGCACGCGGCGATTCTCGACACGACCGCTGCACTGGTGGCCTCTCACGGGATGAGCGTGACGATGTCGCAGGTCGCTCAGGAAGTCGGCATCGGGAGGGCAACGCTGTACAAGTACTTTCCCGACGTACAGGCGATCATGGTTGCCTGGCACGAGCGGCAGGTGAGCGGACATCTGCAGCAGCTCACCGAGGCCGCGGCCAGCTGTACGGACGCCGGCGAGCGCTTGCGCACGATCCTGGCCGTCTACGCCGAGCTCTCCAGTGCCGGTCACGGTCACGACCCCGACGCGCCCAGCAATTCCCATGCTGCAGAACTGGCCGTGCCGCTGCACCAGGCCAAGCATGTCCACCATGCGCGCCGGTTGCTGCACGAACTGGTAACGCAGGCGATCACCGCGGCCGCCGACGGGGGAGTCGCTCGAGACGACGTCCCCGCCACCGAACTGGCCACATACTGCTTGCACGCACTCGGTGCCGCCGGCGAGCTGCGTTCACGGCCCGCGCGTGAGCGCCTTGTTGCTATCACGCTGGCCGGTCTACGCCCCGGTCCCGGGTAG
- a CDS encoding glycosyl hydrolase family 8, translated as MRTCTKIALGSTLTLAVVVTGVVIMNHRPDHPAIPATRFPAPVTKAYRAAMVTPSASPESQHTAVLNAYRAWKVAFIREGCGAGMRQVYSPDASYPYVAEGQGYGMVITVSMADLDPGAKGIFDGIVKFVLAHRSANDPDLTAAEQDDDCADQAGANSATDGDMDIAYGLLLADRAWGSSGKYDYRALAVRRIAAIKASEVNPSSKLMLLGDWSAAGNKELFGVSRTSDWMLEHFRAFEQATGDVGWGDIREAHLNAIAEVQAKYSQRTGLLPDFVTSEDGRTQPADGKVLESSRDGDYGYNACRTPWRIGFDAIVSGDPRSLAAARKMNAWFKDTAGGDPDNVGSGYSLAGGRFGSRSARAFWAPLAVAAMTDPGSQSWLDALWTKMASSSIEPDSYFGASVQLQAMLVASGHYVAASGALSDADRHH; from the coding sequence TTGCGAACGTGCACCAAGATCGCGCTCGGATCAACACTCACCCTGGCGGTCGTCGTCACCGGCGTGGTCATCATGAACCACCGTCCGGACCATCCCGCGATTCCTGCGACGCGTTTTCCTGCCCCGGTGACCAAGGCGTACCGCGCTGCGATGGTCACGCCTTCCGCGTCGCCGGAGTCTCAGCACACAGCCGTACTGAATGCCTACCGAGCATGGAAAGTCGCTTTCATCCGTGAGGGCTGCGGCGCCGGGATGCGTCAGGTGTACTCACCGGACGCCTCCTACCCGTACGTTGCGGAGGGTCAGGGTTACGGCATGGTCATCACGGTGTCCATGGCCGATCTCGACCCCGGCGCGAAGGGCATCTTCGACGGGATCGTGAAGTTTGTGCTGGCGCACCGATCAGCCAACGACCCTGATCTCACGGCCGCCGAGCAGGACGATGACTGCGCCGATCAGGCCGGCGCCAACTCCGCGACCGATGGCGACATGGATATCGCGTACGGGCTGCTTCTCGCTGACCGCGCTTGGGGAAGCTCGGGGAAGTACGACTATCGAGCTTTGGCGGTGCGGCGCATTGCAGCGATCAAGGCGAGCGAGGTGAACCCGTCATCCAAGCTCATGCTGCTCGGCGACTGGAGCGCCGCAGGTAATAAGGAGCTGTTCGGGGTGTCGCGGACGTCGGACTGGATGCTCGAGCACTTCAGGGCCTTTGAACAGGCCACCGGTGACGTCGGCTGGGGGGACATCCGCGAAGCACACTTGAACGCTATCGCGGAAGTGCAGGCGAAATACAGCCAGCGTACGGGCCTTTTGCCGGACTTCGTAACGTCCGAGGACGGCCGGACGCAGCCAGCCGACGGCAAGGTCCTGGAGTCCAGTCGCGACGGCGACTACGGCTATAACGCCTGCCGGACACCATGGCGAATCGGATTCGACGCCATCGTCTCCGGCGACCCCCGGTCTCTTGCGGCGGCCCGGAAGATGAATGCGTGGTTCAAGGACACCGCCGGCGGCGACCCCGACAACGTCGGATCGGGCTACTCGCTGGCTGGTGGGCGGTTCGGCTCACGTTCAGCGCGGGCCTTCTGGGCCCCGCTGGCCGTGGCCGCGATGACAGACCCGGGAAGTCAGAGCTGGCTGGACGCGCTGTGGACCAAGATGGCCAGTAGCTCGATCGAACCGGACAGCTACTTCGGGGCCAGCGTGCAGTTGCAGGCCATGCTGGTGGCGAGTGGGCACTATGTTGCCGCATCGGGCGCCCTCAGCGACGCCGACCGGCACCATTGA
- a CDS encoding PLP-dependent cysteine synthase family protein encodes MIDVMSARLSRLPAPSQLISGSTCHSLDQLVGDTPVVWTPDLIGTPGRGFWAKLEGHNPGGIKDRPGLHLIQRARERGDLLPEAPVIESTSGTLGLGLALAGQVYEHPVTLVTDPGMEPAMRYLLAAYGARVDIVDRPHPSGGWQQARRDRVAQLLDEHSGGFCPDQYNNPDNVDAYQPLALELAAQLGRIDVLVCSVGTGGHSAGIARGLREFFPHLRLVGVDATGSTIFGQPARTRLMRGLGSSIHPRNVDYGAFDEVHWVAPAEAVWTCRRLAATRYVTGGWSVGAVALVASWLARTQTDDVRIAAVFPDGPHRYAETIYNDDYCRRHGLLGGAPARRPDEIGHPGEREATRWTRCTHIADPASDTTRDAA; translated from the coding sequence ATGATCGACGTCATGTCGGCGCGCCTTTCGCGCCTGCCCGCCCCGAGTCAGTTGATCTCCGGCTCGACTTGCCACTCCCTCGATCAGCTTGTCGGCGACACACCTGTTGTGTGGACGCCCGATCTGATCGGCACGCCTGGCCGGGGTTTCTGGGCCAAGCTGGAAGGCCACAATCCCGGCGGCATCAAGGACCGCCCCGGACTGCATCTGATCCAGCGCGCCCGCGAACGTGGCGATCTTCTGCCCGAAGCACCGGTGATCGAGTCCACCTCGGGCACTCTCGGCCTCGGCCTGGCGCTGGCCGGCCAGGTCTACGAGCATCCCGTGACGCTGGTGACCGACCCCGGCATGGAGCCGGCGATGCGATATCTGCTCGCCGCGTACGGGGCCCGCGTCGACATCGTCGACCGGCCGCACCCGTCCGGTGGCTGGCAACAGGCCCGCCGCGATCGCGTGGCCCAGCTGCTCGATGAACACTCGGGCGGGTTCTGTCCCGACCAGTACAACAACCCGGACAACGTCGACGCCTACCAGCCGCTCGCGCTGGAACTGGCCGCCCAGCTCGGCCGCATCGATGTGCTGGTCTGCAGCGTCGGGACCGGCGGTCACAGCGCCGGCATCGCCCGTGGACTTCGTGAGTTCTTCCCGCATCTGCGGCTGGTCGGCGTGGACGCCACCGGTTCGACAATCTTCGGTCAGCCGGCCCGTACCCGGCTCATGCGAGGGCTGGGCAGCAGCATCCATCCCCGCAACGTCGATTACGGAGCCTTCGACGAGGTTCATTGGGTGGCGCCGGCCGAAGCGGTCTGGACGTGCCGCCGGCTGGCGGCCACGCGATACGTGACCGGCGGCTGGAGCGTCGGCGCCGTGGCCCTGGTGGCGTCCTGGCTCGCGCGGACGCAGACCGACGACGTCCGCATCGCGGCAGTGTTCCCGGACGGACCACACCGCTACGCCGAGACGATCTACAACGACGACTATTGCCGCCGCCACGGCCTGCTCGGCGGGGCTCCGGCCCGCCGGCCGGACGAGATCGGCCACCCTGGTGAGCGGGAAGCCACCCGCTGGACCCGCTGCACCCACATCGCCGATCCCGCGTCCGACACCACCCGGGACGCAGCGTGA